Genomic segment of Streptomyces sp. NBC_01210:
GACGAGCTCGACCGCGTCGCATCGGACGGTCTGTCGGACGAGGAGATCGGCCGCGCCGTCGGCCAGCTCTCCGGCTCGACAGTGCTGGGCCTCGAGGACACGGGCGCGCTGATGAACCGTATCGGCAAGAGCGAGCTGTGCTGGGGCTCGCAGATGTCGGTCGACGACATGCTCGCGCGGATAGCCGCCGTCACCCCTGACGAGGTGCGCGCGGTGGCCGACGAGATCCTGGGACAGCGCCCGTCGTTGTCGGTGATCGGCCCGCTCAAGGACAAGCAGGCGGACCGACTCCACGAAGTGGTCTCCTAACCGTAAGGAAGAGAGCAATGAGCAAGCTGCGCGTGGCCGTTCTCGGCGCCAAGGGCCGTATCGGCTCGGAAGCGGTACGAGCCGTCGAGGCCGCCGACGACATGGAACTGGTCGCGGCACTCGGCCGGGGCGACAAACTGGAAGCCCTGGTGGATTCCGACGCCCAGGTCGTGGTCGAACTGACCACGCCGGCCTCGGTGATGGGCAATCTCGACTTCTGCGTACGCCACGGCATTCACGCGGTGGTCGGCACCACCGGCTGGACCGACGAACGCCTCGCGCAGCTGAACACCTCGCTCGCCGCATCGCCAAGGACCGGCGTGCTCATTGCGCCGAACTTCTCCATCGGAGCGGTCCTCACCATGAAGTTCGCGCAGCAGGCGGCGCGTTACTTCGAGTCCGTCGAGGTCGTCGAGCTGCACCACCCGAACAAGGCCGACGCCCCCAGCGGCACCGCCACCCGCACCGCCCAGCTCATCGCGGCGGCCCGCGCCGAGGCGGGCTGCGCACCGCAGCCCGACGCGACCGTCACCGCGCTGGACGGCGCCCGCGGCGCGGACGTCGACGGCGTCCCCGTGCACGCCATCCGGCTGCGCGGACTCCTCGCCCACCAGGAAGTCCTGCTCGGCGGCGAGGGCGAGACGCTGACCATCCGGCACGATTCCCTGCATCACAGCAGCTTCATGCCGGGCATCCTGCTCGGCGTCCGCCGTGTGGTGTCCGCTCCAGGCCTCACCTTCGGCCTGGAAAACTTCCTCGACCTCGGCTGACGGCCATGGGCGGAAAGATCACGTACTTCTTCCTCGCCACTGTGCTGGTCATCGTCTTCGGCGTGGTGGCGCTGGAGGGGGTGCTGCTCATGCTGACCGGTGAGCCGGCCGCCATGGGGATGGGCGCGGTGGCGTTCCTGCTGCCGTGCATCGGCGTCTGGTTCCTCCGGCACAACACGCGCTTCGCGCGCAATGCCCATCGGCTGGCCCGTGAGCTGGAGGCCGAGGGCGGCCTGCCGGTCGATGAGTCGAGGCACACGCCCGGCGGCCGTATAGACCGGGACTCCGCGGACGCCGTGTTCGCCAAGCGCCGCGCCGAGACCGAGGATTCACCGGACGACTGGCGCAGCTGGTTCCGCCTCGCCGTCGCCTACCACGATGCCCGTGACACCCCGCGCGCCCGCAAGGCCATGCAAAGGGCGATCGCGCTGCACGATCGCCCGGCCACGACAAGCCCCTCCACATCAAGCCTCTCCGGCGATTGAGGAGGGGGGCCGGGGGCGGAGCCCCCGAAGCGGGTTCCAAGCGGGTTCCGCGGCGAAGCCCCGAAAGGCTCCCGGACTCACCGGCCCCGGTCAGGCGCGGCGGTACTCCGCTCCCCACGCCTCGACCGTGTCCGCCGCCCGGTCAAACGCCTCGGCGCGCGACAGGAAGTCCGCGTTGTGATCGGTGAGCAGCGGCAGCAGCTCGGCGCCCTGTCGTACGACGACGAGCGCCTGGCCCTGCACGGTGCGCGGCAGCCCGAGCCAGCGCACCGGCTGCTGCACGGTGCGTACCGCGGAAGCGCGGTTCCACGGCACCGTGGTGGTCGAAAGGAATCCCACGCGCCGTACCCCGTGTCGGCTGACCCAGACACCCGCGCGCAGCAGCCGCAGTGCGGCGGCGACCAGCGCGAGCCCCACGCCCAGGCACAGTCCCGCCCCCGGCAGCGCAACCGCGAACGCGATGATCATCGCCGCGATGAGCACGAACGAGGCGAGCAGCAGCAACAAAGCCGCCGCCGCGACCCGCCAGGGGCCCGGACGGTACGGACGCCGCCAGGTGTCGTGATCGTCGAAGGGCAGCGCGATGTCGTCGGCGTTCTCGGCGTCTGTGCCAAATGCGCGGTCGGCTGTCAGAAAGGGCAGGGGCACGACTGATCCTCACTCACCAGCACACTCGATTGGGCTGTGCCTGGTGAGGCTACCGAGGACGCCTCTGACCGACCACTCCAGGGGGGCCGTACGAGTCAGCGGCTGTCGGACGCCTGGGACTGCTGCGAATGCCCCGCCGTCCGGCCGGATTCCAGCGAGGGAAGCCCGAAGAGCAGCGCGCCGACCAGTCCACAGGCGATGGTCAGCCCGATCAGCGTACGGCCGGCGAGCTGCGAGACGCTGGGGCGTTCGCGGGGCGGGGGAGTGACGTTGCTGCGGAAGTGATCGGCCTCGGCGACGAACGCGAAAGGGACGGCCTCTCGCCGGCGGAACATCAGGGCACTCTCCTTGACTGCTGATGACGGAACGCTGCTACCGGTACAGACGAGCGGAAGGCCACATCGGTGCCCGATTTCGCCGAAATAGCTGAAGATTGTCGATGCGCGAGGTGGTCTAGAGTGGGCGCCGCCCGAGCGAAGACGTTGGAAGGACCCTGTCGGTGACCGACACCCCCGCCGAGACCGCCACGCCCAGTTTCCGCAGCGATGTCACCGTTGAACTGGTGAAGCACACCGCCGGCGACTCCGACGTGCTGTGGGCCGCCCGAGTCTCCACGGCGGGCGAGCAGTCTCTGGAGGAGCTGCAGAGGGACCCGGAGCGCTCCAAGGGACTCATCAACTTCCTGATGCGGGACCGCCACGGCAGCCCCTTCGAGCACAACTCGATGACCTTCTTCATCAGCGCCCCGATCTTCGTCTTCCGTGAGTTCATGCGGCACCGCGTCGGCTGGTCGTACAACGAGGAGTCCGGCCGCTACCGCGAGCTGCAGCCGGTCTTCTACGTCCCCGGCGCGGACCGCAAGCTGGTCCAGGAGGGCCGCCCCGGCAAGTACGTCTTCGTCGAAGGCACATCGGAGCAGCAGAAGATCGTGACCGAGTCCATGGAGGACTCGTACCGCCGGTCGTACGAGACATACCAGGAGATGCTGGCCGCGGGCGTCGCCCGCGAGGTCGCGCGTGCCGTCCTCCCGGTGGGCCTGTTCTCCTCCATGTACGCCACCTGCAACGCCCGCTCACTGATGCACTTCCTCGGCCTCCGCACCCAGCACGAGCTGGCAGCGGTCCCGTCCTTCCCGCAGCGGGAGATCGAGATGGTCGGCGAGAAGATGGAAGCGCACTGGGCGAAGCTCATGCCGCTCACCTACGCAGCCTTCAACGCCAACGGCCGCGTCGCTCCGTAGGGCACAGATGTACGGCCAGCCCGATGAAGTGTCCGGATTGCGGCGTTTCGAGTACTTCATCTAGGCTGATCAAACGGACCCGGCACTGCTTGAACCCCCGAGCAGGCAGTGCCGGGCTCCGCTTGTCGGGTTGTACGTCACGTCCCCCCGAGGGGACACTGCGTACTGAGCAGCGAGTAGCGTGTTACCCATGGCTCCGATCTCCACTCCGCAGACCCCGTTCGGGCGGGTCCTCACCGCTATGGTCACGCCCTTCACGACGGACGGCGCACTCGACCTCGCCGGCGCCCAGCGACTGGCCACCCATCTGGTGGACGCAGGCAATGACGGCCTGATCATCAACGGCACCACCGGTGAGTCGCCGACCACCAGCGACGCGGAGAAAGACCAGCTCGTACGGGCTGTACTGGAAGCGGTCGGAGACCGGGCCCATGTCGTGGCCGGTATCGGCACCAACGACACCCGCCACAGCATCGAGCTCGCCCGCACAGCCGAACGCTCCGGAGCGCACGGCCTGCTGGCTGTGACGCCGTACTACAACAAGCCCCCCCAGGAGGGCCTGTTCCGGCACTTCTCGGCCATCGCGGATGCCACGGAACTGCCCGTGATGCTCTACGACATCCCAGGCCGCAGCGGCGTCCCGATCGACACCGAAACTCTCGTGCGCCTCGCCGAGCACCCGCGTATTGTCGCCAACAAGGACGCCAAGGGTG
This window contains:
- the dapB gene encoding 4-hydroxy-tetrahydrodipicolinate reductase; this translates as MSKLRVAVLGAKGRIGSEAVRAVEAADDMELVAALGRGDKLEALVDSDAQVVVELTTPASVMGNLDFCVRHGIHAVVGTTGWTDERLAQLNTSLAASPRTGVLIAPNFSIGAVLTMKFAQQAARYFESVEVVELHHPNKADAPSGTATRTAQLIAAARAEAGCAPQPDATVTALDGARGADVDGVPVHAIRLRGLLAHQEVLLGGEGETLTIRHDSLHHSSFMPGILLGVRRVVSAPGLTFGLENFLDLG
- the thyX gene encoding FAD-dependent thymidylate synthase, producing the protein MTDTPAETATPSFRSDVTVELVKHTAGDSDVLWAARVSTAGEQSLEELQRDPERSKGLINFLMRDRHGSPFEHNSMTFFISAPIFVFREFMRHRVGWSYNEESGRYRELQPVFYVPGADRKLVQEGRPGKYVFVEGTSEQQKIVTESMEDSYRRSYETYQEMLAAGVAREVARAVLPVGLFSSMYATCNARSLMHFLGLRTQHELAAVPSFPQREIEMVGEKMEAHWAKLMPLTYAAFNANGRVAP
- the dapA gene encoding 4-hydroxy-tetrahydrodipicolinate synthase; translated protein: MAPISTPQTPFGRVLTAMVTPFTTDGALDLAGAQRLATHLVDAGNDGLIINGTTGESPTTSDAEKDQLVRAVLEAVGDRAHVVAGIGTNDTRHSIELARTAERSGAHGLLAVTPYYNKPPQEGLFRHFSAIADATELPVMLYDIPGRSGVPIDTETLVRLAEHPRIVANKDAKGDLGRASWAIARSGLAWYSGDDMLNLPLLSVGAIGFVSVVGHVVTPELRALLDAHLTGDVQKATEIHQQLLPVFTGMFRTQGVITTKAALALQGLPAGPLRLPLVELSPEETAQLKIDLAAGGVQL